The Posidoniimonas polymericola genome includes the window CCAGTGTTGATTCTATGAAACTTGGCATCCTTTCCCGCAACCGCAACTGCTACAGCACCCGCCGGCTCCGCGAGGCCGCGGTGAGCCGCGGTCACGACGTGAAGGTGCTCGACACGCTGAAGTTCTCGATCGACCTGGAACAGGGCGAGCCCGACCTGTTCTTCCGCTCCAAGCAGCTCAGCCACTACGACGCCGTGCTCCCGCGGATCGGGGCCTCGATCACCTACTTCGGCACCGCGTTGGTGCGGCAGTTCGAGCAGATGGACGTCTTCTCCGCCAACTCGTCGGCCGGCATCACCGCCTCGCGAGACAAGCTGCGGACGATGCAGGTGCTCAGCCGCCATCAGCTCGGCATGCCGGCCACCACGTTCGTACGCGACCGCAAGGACATCCTGCCGGCAATCGAACGCATCGGCGGCGCCCCGGTGGTGATCAAGCTGCTCGAGGGGACGCAGGGCGTCGGCGTGATCTTGGCCGAGAGCGTCAAGGTCGCCGAGGCCATCATCGAGACCCTGCAGTCCACGCAGCAGAACGTGCTGGTGCAGAAATTCGTCAAAGAAAGCAAGGGCAAGGACATCCGCGCGTTCGTCGTCGGCGACCGCGTGATCGGCGCGATGCGTCGCGTCGCCCAGGGTACCGAGTTCCGCAGCAACGTCCACCGCGGCGGCAAGACCGAGCCGGTCGACCTCGACGAGAACTTCTGCGAGACCGCCGTCCGCGCCGCTCAGATCCTCGGCCTCCGGATCGCCGGCGTCGATATGCTGGAGTCGACCAGCGGGCCGCAGATCATGGAGGTCAACTCCTCGCCCGGCCTGGAGGGGATCGAGCTCTGCACGCAGCTCGACATCGCTGGTGCGATCGTTGACTACATCGCCGCCCAGGTCGACTTCCGCGAGATCGACCTCCGCCAGCGGCTGACCGTTAGCCGCGGGTACGGCGTCTCGGAGATCCACGTGCCGGAGGGCTCCGAGTTCGTTGGCAAGTCGATCGACGAGTCCGGCTTGCCCGAACGCGACATCAACGTGCTGACGCTCTACCGCGGCACCACCGTGATCCCGAACCCGCGGCTCAAGCGGACCCTCGAGCCGGGCGACCGGATGCTCTGCTTTGGCAAGCTCGAGCAGATGCGGTCGATGATCCCCGATCGGGTCCGCAAGAAGCGGCGCCCCAAGGTTGGCGAGCTGCCCGAGACCGAGGTCGTGCACGATGCCGAGCAGCGCGCGGCCGAGTCGGCCGGCGAGTAGCTTTGGCCACGATCAAAATCAGCCCAGAACGGGCCAGCGAAACTCGACGATAGGATCAACCAGGCATACGCCTACC containing:
- a CDS encoding RimK family alpha-L-glutamate ligase yields the protein MKLGILSRNRNCYSTRRLREAAVSRGHDVKVLDTLKFSIDLEQGEPDLFFRSKQLSHYDAVLPRIGASITYFGTALVRQFEQMDVFSANSSAGITASRDKLRTMQVLSRHQLGMPATTFVRDRKDILPAIERIGGAPVVIKLLEGTQGVGVILAESVKVAEAIIETLQSTQQNVLVQKFVKESKGKDIRAFVVGDRVIGAMRRVAQGTEFRSNVHRGGKTEPVDLDENFCETAVRAAQILGLRIAGVDMLESTSGPQIMEVNSSPGLEGIELCTQLDIAGAIVDYIAAQVDFREIDLRQRLTVSRGYGVSEIHVPEGSEFVGKSIDESGLPERDINVLTLYRGTTVIPNPRLKRTLEPGDRMLCFGKLEQMRSMIPDRVRKKRRPKVGELPETEVVHDAEQRAAESAGE